Proteins from one Telopea speciosissima isolate NSW1024214 ecotype Mountain lineage chromosome 1, Tspe_v1, whole genome shotgun sequence genomic window:
- the LOC122655265 gene encoding putative F-box protein At5g55150 has protein sequence MAIFSEFRKLAFLRLGDEVWTPLDSDNGIYDVIYFNGQFYAITYRGELLIVDISSPHPKTIEFAEHGEGINTCAELHLVELVGELFIVAQEINVENELISGNNIHETVGFDVYKFNFDNRKWTQVKSSLDNRALFVGFNDSFTIFPSNNHLGCEPNCIYFTDVDLYGLMENGAGHDMGVFRMETQEFDDHYVGPDILTRVCAPLWICPSIEDSLSPLTVLKNTTQELSFPVASSSITRVEGHLGI, from the coding sequence ATGGCAATATTTTCCGAATTCAGGAAATTAGCCTTCTTGAGATTGGGAGATGAAGTTTGGACTCCTTTAGACAGTGATAATGGTATTTACGATGTCATTTACTTCAATGGTCAATTCTATGCCATCACTTACAGAGGGGAATTGTTGATTGTTGATATTTCCAGTCCTCATCCAAAGACTATTGAGTTTGCTGAACATGGAGAGGGTATAAACACTTGTGCGGAATTACATCTTGTGGAGTTAGTAGGAGAACTCTTTATTGTTGCACAGGAAATTAATGTGGAAAATGAATTGATAAGCGGCAATAACATTCATGAAACAGTTGGTTTTGATGTTTACAAATTCAATTTTGATAACAGGAAATGGACGCAGGTGAAGAGCAGCCTGGACAATCGTGCTCTGTTTGTGGGTTTTAATGACTCTTTCACCATCTTCCCATCTAACAACCATTTAGGATGTGAACCCAACTGTATCTACTTCACTGATGTCGACTTATATGGTCTTATGGAAAATGGAGCTGGTCATGACATGGGAGTGTTTCGGATGGAGACTCAGGAATTTGATGATCACTATGTTGGCCCCGACATCCTTACTCGTGTTTGTGCACCTCTTTGGATTTGTCCTTCGATCGAGGACAGTTTGTCTCCACTAACTGTATTAAAAAATACAACACAAGAACTTTCTTTTCCAGTAGCATCATCTTCTATTACAAGAGTGGAAGGACATCTAGGCATCTAA